One segment of Desmodus rotundus isolate HL8 chromosome 6, HLdesRot8A.1, whole genome shotgun sequence DNA contains the following:
- the SMIM10L3 gene encoding salivary gland specific protein SAGSIN1 isoform X1: MAAALSGLALRLSRSAAARSYGVFCKGLTRTLLIFFDLAWRLRINFPYLYIVASMMLNVRLQVHIEIH; encoded by the exons ATGGCGGCGGCTCTGTCGGGCCTGGCTCTCCGGCTCTCGCGCTCTGCCGCCGCCCGCTCCTACGGGGTTTTCTGCAAGGGGCTGACCCGCACGCTGCTCATCTTCTTCGACCTGGCCTGGCGGCTGCGTATCAACTTCCCCTACCTGTACATCGTGGCTTCCATGATGCTCAACGTCCGCCTGCAG GTCCATATTGAGATCCACTGA
- the SMIM10L3 gene encoding salivary gland specific protein SAGSIN1 isoform X2, giving the protein MAAALSGLALRLSRSAAARSYGVFCKGLTRTLLIFFDLAWRLRINFPYLYIVASMMLNVRLQCLKTCP; this is encoded by the coding sequence ATGGCGGCGGCTCTGTCGGGCCTGGCTCTCCGGCTCTCGCGCTCTGCCGCCGCCCGCTCCTACGGGGTTTTCTGCAAGGGGCTGACCCGCACGCTGCTCATCTTCTTCGACCTGGCCTGGCGGCTGCGTATCAACTTCCCCTACCTGTACATCGTGGCTTCCATGATGCTCAACGTCCGCCTGCAG